The following are encoded together in the Candidatus Polarisedimenticolaceae bacterium genome:
- a CDS encoding DUF3857 domain-containing protein, translating to MTLRCLLAPLLTANLVVAATPDPAREPWTAGAFVAPAAELPAAAAALADGDAPVLVLFEAVRLGFDQTGGVRWTFHTVYTIRRAEAVDTWSRGEWSWSPWYQDRPSIAARVVTADGAEHRLDPATIGEYVVGESGPFLYGDARGLGFPLPAVGVGSVVEMLVTVRERDPLPAAGAVRSVYFRDDATSVRARVILEYPSGHEPHWRVRGLEPPEPVREEADGLVRVTLERGRFVPPDEVERFVPEDRSPLTGIRVATGRSWRDVARAYHEVVERRLVGADVRDLVRGAVRGAKTREAKIAAIVARLHRDVRYTGVEFGEASLVPSTPETTLQRRYGDCKDKSALLVALLRAAGEKAHVALVSTRGSPDVEEGLPGLGEFDHVVVRVGGTPPLWIDATADHARIGELPVLSQGRRVLVASPDTTGLETTPTADAAVNTLEWIREIRLADLGAGSVVETLRPRGAFEEVFRDEVSGGGEDDRKRVLADYMRREYRAGTLDRVESTDPEDLSVAFERTVAASGAGVATTLLDDARVELDPSEMFGMLRFEVGVDETTPRRSDLELPHAWSGRARWRVIPPAGFVARPLPEGGTTALGPAVLERTFAARPDGAIDVDFRLDVSRVRWTADEVNAAREAFRASRPDAAVVLGFEHPGETLLGSGKIPEAMAAFRDEARARPDRALPHERLSRGLLAAGLGTAAIREAREAVRVEPASARAHAALGRALQHDALGRPFGEGWDRDAAVAAYRRAVELAPDDGEVGLALAKLLEHDRHGERYGPGADFDAALAEYRRLNERLGAGTTDGLQLFVLARAGRMPEAVALARAMEPSDTRSAWLLAVTAVLHGPERAIEQAPAIAEAPEARRKALQTAGSLLLTIRRYPEASRLLEAGAPAADRGRVHSDALRSVAPVDPEAIDVSTPEGVARRFVFHLATEDPDLQSVLRWFSPAVRAAYSDDTPLQGIRRSLDAALRAVRRGGLPKLAVGDVASAMVEFATDGDAAGGWRVRMRAPTDGSEVRMTAYLTSTSDGPRIAATTRAESLMFPEVVRRIDAGDLEGAGRWLDWARESLVPRGGDDPLRDVSFVRLWSRGAPREPGRMRLAAAALGAWDRRFAASAVDVLAAARPAIGEDEVDATSVDMALVVAFKTLDRWAEVAPVAARVYERYPASDWAFSEYTVALQFVGGADRCREVCERRLRERPNDVDALRALYWTSLHEGKPEEAFARLETLARLPNAEPRDFNNLAWARMARGLSDDETLGWVRRTLQAPGGAVDNALHTLAVISAERGEIPEAVEALRKVVARHVEPEAEPGANWYVVGRIAEAVGERAEAAAAYEKVQKPADDPWLNTSSWALAQRRRAALMKP from the coding sequence ATGACGCTGCGGTGCCTGCTCGCGCCCCTCCTCACGGCGAACTTGGTCGTCGCGGCGACTCCCGATCCGGCGCGCGAACCCTGGACCGCCGGGGCGTTCGTCGCTCCCGCCGCCGAGTTGCCCGCGGCCGCCGCGGCGCTCGCCGACGGAGACGCGCCGGTCCTCGTCCTCTTCGAGGCGGTCCGGCTCGGTTTCGACCAAACGGGTGGTGTCCGGTGGACGTTCCACACCGTCTACACGATCCGCCGGGCGGAGGCCGTCGACACCTGGAGCCGGGGGGAATGGAGCTGGTCCCCCTGGTACCAGGACCGTCCCTCGATCGCGGCGCGCGTCGTGACCGCGGACGGCGCGGAGCATCGGCTCGACCCGGCGACGATCGGCGAATACGTCGTCGGCGAGTCGGGGCCGTTCCTCTACGGGGACGCGCGCGGTCTCGGGTTCCCTCTTCCCGCGGTCGGCGTCGGCTCCGTGGTGGAGATGCTGGTCACCGTCCGGGAGCGCGATCCGCTCCCCGCGGCGGGCGCGGTGCGCAGCGTGTACTTCCGCGACGACGCTACGAGCGTGCGAGCGCGGGTCATCCTGGAGTACCCGTCGGGCCACGAGCCGCACTGGCGGGTCCGCGGGCTCGAGCCCCCGGAACCGGTTCGTGAGGAGGCGGACGGGCTCGTGCGCGTCACCCTGGAGCGCGGTCGTTTCGTCCCACCCGATGAGGTCGAGCGGTTCGTCCCGGAGGATCGCTCCCCGCTCACGGGGATCCGCGTCGCGACGGGACGCTCGTGGAGGGACGTCGCACGGGCCTACCACGAGGTCGTCGAGCGGCGGCTCGTTGGCGCGGACGTGCGGGACCTCGTCCGCGGGGCCGTGCGTGGAGCGAAGACGCGCGAGGCGAAGATCGCCGCGATCGTGGCGAGGCTCCACCGCGACGTCCGTTACACCGGCGTCGAGTTCGGCGAGGCGTCCCTCGTGCCGTCGACCCCGGAGACGACCCTCCAGCGGCGGTACGGCGACTGCAAGGACAAGTCGGCGCTGCTTGTCGCGCTGCTCCGCGCGGCCGGCGAGAAGGCTCACGTCGCGCTCGTCTCCACGCGCGGCTCGCCGGACGTCGAGGAGGGCCTCCCTGGGCTGGGCGAGTTCGACCACGTGGTGGTCCGCGTCGGAGGGACGCCGCCGCTGTGGATCGACGCGACCGCCGACCACGCGCGGATCGGGGAGCTCCCCGTGCTCTCCCAGGGTCGGCGCGTGCTCGTCGCGTCGCCGGACACGACGGGCCTCGAGACGACCCCGACCGCGGATGCGGCGGTCAACACGCTCGAATGGATCCGGGAGATCCGGTTGGCGGACCTCGGCGCCGGATCCGTCGTCGAGACCCTGCGGCCGCGCGGGGCGTTCGAGGAGGTGTTTCGCGACGAGGTGTCCGGGGGCGGCGAGGACGATCGCAAGCGGGTCCTCGCGGACTACATGAGACGCGAGTACCGCGCCGGGACCCTCGACCGCGTGGAATCCACGGATCCCGAGGATCTCTCCGTCGCCTTCGAACGGACCGTCGCGGCGTCGGGGGCCGGCGTGGCGACGACCCTCCTCGACGACGCCCGGGTCGAGCTCGATCCCTCGGAGATGTTCGGCATGCTCCGATTCGAGGTCGGGGTGGACGAGACGACGCCTCGACGTTCCGACCTCGAGCTTCCGCACGCCTGGTCGGGCCGCGCGCGATGGCGCGTGATCCCCCCGGCGGGATTCGTCGCGCGTCCCCTCCCGGAAGGGGGCACGACCGCGCTCGGCCCCGCCGTCCTCGAGCGGACCTTCGCGGCGCGTCCCGACGGGGCGATCGACGTCGATTTCCGTCTCGACGTCTCGCGCGTGCGGTGGACCGCGGACGAGGTGAACGCGGCGCGCGAGGCCTTCCGGGCGAGTCGTCCCGACGCGGCCGTCGTGCTCGGTTTCGAGCACCCGGGGGAGACGCTGCTCGGGTCCGGGAAGATCCCGGAGGCGATGGCGGCATTCCGGGACGAGGCCCGCGCGCGTCCGGATCGCGCCTTGCCGCACGAGCGCCTCTCCCGAGGGCTGCTGGCCGCGGGCCTCGGGACCGCGGCGATCCGCGAGGCCCGGGAGGCGGTGCGCGTCGAGCCGGCGTCGGCGCGCGCCCACGCTGCGCTCGGCCGGGCCCTGCAGCACGACGCCCTCGGTCGGCCGTTCGGCGAGGGATGGGACCGGGACGCCGCGGTCGCGGCGTACCGTCGCGCCGTCGAGCTTGCCCCCGACGACGGCGAGGTCGGGCTCGCCCTCGCGAAGCTCCTCGAGCACGATCGACACGGGGAGCGGTACGGCCCGGGCGCCGACTTCGACGCCGCGCTCGCCGAATACCGGCGCCTGAACGAGCGTCTCGGCGCCGGGACCACCGACGGCCTGCAGCTGTTCGTGTTGGCGCGTGCGGGGCGAATGCCGGAGGCCGTTGCGCTCGCCCGGGCGATGGAGCCTTCCGACACCCGGAGCGCGTGGCTCCTGGCCGTGACGGCCGTCCTTCACGGACCGGAACGCGCGATCGAGCAGGCCCCCGCGATCGCCGAGGCTCCCGAGGCGCGACGGAAGGCCCTGCAGACGGCGGGGTCGCTCCTGCTCACGATCCGGCGCTACCCCGAGGCCTCACGACTACTCGAGGCGGGTGCTCCCGCAGCCGACCGCGGGCGCGTGCATTCGGACGCGCTACGGAGCGTCGCACCGGTCGATCCCGAGGCCATCGACGTCTCCACTCCCGAAGGCGTGGCCCGGCGGTTCGTCTTCCACCTCGCGACCGAGGACCCGGACCTTCAATCCGTACTGCGCTGGTTCTCGCCCGCGGTCCGAGCGGCGTACTCCGACGACACTCCGCTTCAGGGGATCCGACGCTCGCTCGATGCCGCGCTGCGTGCGGTTCGGCGCGGCGGCCTCCCGAAGCTCGCGGTGGGCGACGTCGCATCGGCCATGGTGGAGTTCGCTACGGACGGCGACGCCGCAGGGGGCTGGAGAGTGCGGATGCGCGCGCCCACGGACGGGAGCGAGGTCCGGATGACCGCGTACCTCACCTCCACGTCCGACGGGCCGCGGATCGCGGCGACCACGCGCGCCGAGTCCCTGATGTTCCCGGAGGTCGTGCGGCGCATCGACGCGGGGGACCTCGAGGGCGCGGGGCGCTGGCTCGACTGGGCGCGCGAGTCGCTGGTTCCTCGCGGCGGCGACGATCCGCTCCGGGACGTCTCGTTCGTCAGGCTATGGTCGCGCGGCGCGCCGCGCGAGCCGGGGCGGATGCGGCTGGCGGCCGCGGCGCTCGGCGCATGGGACCGACGATTCGCCGCGAGCGCCGTCGACGTGCTTGCGGCGGCGCGTCCCGCCATCGGGGAGGACGAGGTCGACGCCACGAGCGTCGACATGGCGCTCGTCGTCGCGTTCAAGACGCTCGATCGTTGGGCCGAGGTGGCGCCGGTCGCCGCGCGCGTCTACGAGCGGTACCCGGCGTCCGACTGGGCCTTCTCCGAGTACACCGTCGCGCTCCAGTTCGTCGGTGGAGCCGACCGCTGCCGCGAGGTCTGTGAGCGTCGGCTGCGGGAGCGGCCGAACGACGTCGATGCGCTGCGCGCCCTCTACTGGACGAGCCTGCACGAAGGGAAGCCGGAGGAGGCGTTCGCGAGGCTCGAGACTCTCGCGCGCCTCCCGAACGCGGAGCCGCGCGACTTCAACAACCTCGCCTGGGCCCGGATGGCGCGTGGCCTTTCGGACGACGAGACGCTCGGCTGGGTCCGGCGCACGTTGCAGGCGCCGGGAGGCGCCGTCGACAACGCCCTGCACACGCTGGCCGTGATCTCCGCGGAACGCGGCGAGATCCCCGAGGCGGTGGAGGCGTTGCGTAAGGTGGTGGCGCGCCACGTGGAGCCCGAAGCCGAGCCCGGGGCCAACTGGTACGTCGTCGGCCGTATCGCGGAGGCGGTCGGGGAGCGGGCCGAGGCCGCCGCGGCTTATGAGAAGGTGCAAAAGCCCGCCGACGATCCATGGCTCAACACATCGTCGTGGGCGCTCGCGCAGCGACGGCGGGCCGCGCTGATGAAGCCGTAA